From Primulina tabacum isolate GXHZ01 chromosome 2, ASM2559414v2, whole genome shotgun sequence, one genomic window encodes:
- the LOC142537673 gene encoding uncharacterized protein LOC142537673 has product MLKDWPQWSQTYQEKAFAIHAEEANPDMTLLTGNIFVNRLTTKAMLDSGAINSFISKTSANYLNVQSIGLDVNFSVIFPSGEQLSATSVVRDIDLELHGHLVYVVLIVLPMPEFDVIFCKDWLMKN; this is encoded by the coding sequence ATGCTGAAGGACTGGCCACAGTGGAGCCAGACATATCAGGAGAAAGCGTTCGCCATTCATGccgaggaggcgaacccagacatgaCTCTACTGACTGGAAATATCTTTGTAAATAGATTAACCACGAAGGCCATGTTAGATTCCGGGGCCATTAACTCTTTTATCTCAAAGACGTCCGCTAATTATTTGAATGTCCagtccattggactcgacgtgaactTCTCCGTGATATTCCCATCGGGGGAGCAGTTATcggctactagtgtggtcagagatatcgatcttgaactacaTGGACACCTAGTTTATGTCGTCCTGATTGTGTTGCCCATGCCAgaatttgatgtcattttttgTAAGGACTGGTTGATGAAGAACTGA